The DNA region ACAATATGGTTCCCGACTTTGCAAAAGCGATACTGGTTGTTCAGGGCGATCATACGGAGGTATTGCAGGAATTTGATCAATACATAGCCAAATGGGAGCTGGAAGGAAATTATTATGTTGACAACGGAGAGCTCTATCTCGAAGTGAAGGGGCAGTCCGTCCACGGCATGGAACCCGATCTTGGAAAAAACGCCGGGATCTTTTTGGCTGGTTTCCTTTCAGAATTTGAATTAGATAAAAATTCGAATACGTTCATACAATTCATCAAGAAGAATTTCTTCCAGGACTCGAGAGGAAGGGCATTGGAAGTTCTATATCGCGACGACATCACTGGAGATCTGACAATCAATGTCGGAAAGCTCCATTACGAAGCGAATGAAGGAGGAAGGCTCGGTCTCAACATGAGATATCCGGTGACGTTCGATCTGGACAAAGAGAAAGAAGCATTGTGGAGCCGTGTTCACAACGAAGGGTTCGATGTGGAAAATTTCACAGATTCCAAGCCGCATCATGTGGATGAAAAGGATCCGCTCATTCAAACATTGAAAAAGGTGTATGAAGAGCAGACGGGGGAAAAGGGCGAGTTGATCAGCATCGGAGGCGGGACATATGCCCGTTCGTTGAAGTCAGGAGTAGCATTCGGCCCATTATTCCCGGGAAGGCCGGACGTGGCCCATCAAAAAGATGAATATATGATTTTGGAGGATTTATTCAAGGCGACTGCCATTTATGCGCAGGCGATCTATGAATTGGCAAACAAATAAAGAACTATTTGGAGGGAAAAGCATGGAGAAGATCATTGTAAATGGGGAAATGCTTGAGCGTAATGGTTTTTATGTCGATATTGAAGACAGAGGCTACCAATTCGGGGACGGAATTTATGAAGTCATCCGGGTGTATGAGGGAAGAATGTATACGCAGGAAGAGCATCTGAATAGGCTGTATGAGAGCGCCGGGAAAATCGGGCTCAACATCTCTTATACGAAGGAAGAATTGACAGACCATTTAGAGAAATTGATTCAAAGTAATCAGCTAGACACAGGGATCATCTACATGCAATTCACGAGAGGTGCATCTCCACGCCAGCACGCATTTCCTGTGGAGCCTGTGCCTGCTTCATATGTCGCTTATACGAAAGTGATGGCGAGGCCGGAAGTATTCATGAAAGAGGGTGTCAAAGGGCATTTAGTGGAAGACATCCGCTGGCTGCGCTGCGATATTAAGAGTTTGAACCTGCTAGGCAACATCATGGCGAAGCAAAGTGCTTCGGAAGCAGGCTGCTTTGAAGCGATTCAGCACCGTGGTGAAACAGTGACAGAAGGGTCCTCTTCAAATGTCTTTATAGTCAAGGAAGGGGCAGTCATTACTCATCCGGCCACGAACCTGATCCTTAATGGCATCACACGGCAGGAAATACAAAAGCTTTGTTCGGAGAGTGGCATTGTTTTTGAAGAAAGGGAATTCACTGTTACCAACTTGATGGCTGCTGATGAAGTCTTCATCGCGAGCACAACCTCGGAGGTCATGCCGATCGTAGAAATAGATAATACCGTGATTGGCGATGGCAAACCGGGACAAGTGACAAAGCAGCTTCAAACATTGTTTTGGAACAGGGTCGTGGAACGAGCGAAATTAGCCATTTAAAGTTATATGAATAACAACAAACTTTACGAAAAAGGCTATAAAAAAAGAGGCTGTTCCACTGCAATGCAGCGGGAACAGCCTCTTTTTAATCGAAAGGATCATTTTCACTAACCAGGGCAGCATCAGTAGCTGAACAAGTCACTGGATAAATAGCGTTCGCCTGTGTCACATGCGATGCAGACGACCACGGCATCTTTCGGAAGTGTTTTTGCCACCTCGATTGCGGCATAGCATGCAGCACCGGATGATGGACCGACCAGGATTCCTTCTTCACGCGCCATTCTCCGTGCTGTTTCATAAGCTTCTTCGTCTTTGATTTGATGAATTTTATCATATACATCCTGGTTTAGAATTTCAGGGATGAAACCAGGACTTGTACCAACAAGTTTATGCTTTCCTGGCTTGCCGCCTGAAAGGACAGGGGAGCCGGCTGGTTCAACGACATGGACTTGAAGGTCATTATATGCCTCTTTCAAGACTTCGCCTGTGCCCGTAATGGTTCCGCCTGTTCCTGCTGTTGCGACAAAAGCGGATAATGGTTTTCCAAGCTCCTTCATCGCATCGATAATTTCCGATGCCGTTGTTTTTCTGTGTGCATCTGCGTTTGCATCATTTTCAAATTGCATCGGCATGAAGCTGTCTGGGATTTCGTCGCAGAGTTCTTTAGCCTTTGAAATCGCACCGGGCATTTTTTCATCCCCAGGTGTCAATACAACCTCCGCTCCATATGCTTTCAGCAAATTGATGCGCTCTTGTGTCATCGTATCCGGCATGACCAGGATGGCTTTATATCCTCTCGCCGCTGCATTCATGGCAAGTCCGATCCCTGTATTTCCGCTTGTTGGCTCGATGATGGTCGATCCTTTTTTCAGTAATCCTGCTTTCTCTGCTTCGACGATCATGTTGAATGCAGCACGGTCTTTGACACTTTTGCTTGGGTTGTAAAATTCAAGCTTTACATATATGTCCGCCCCGTCTTCGGGATTCAATCTGTTTAATTTGACTAATGGTGTTTCTCCGATTAAATCAGCAATGTTTCCGACTACTTTCATCTTCAACACGTTCCTTTCCTTCTGGGTATTCTATTTTTATCTTACTCATTCTTAGTAATTCAATCAAATTATACGTATTTAGGTATTTTTGAAATTTAGTTTCCATCAATGTTATCGACTGTGCGGTGAACTCTGCGGAATCTCACAATTTCCTCTCCAATCAACTCCTAAATGAATAATTTCACCCCAAAGATGTGTGAACGTCAGAAAATTTTGCTAAAATATATAGTAAAAGCTAAAGGACGAGATCAATGAATAGACCGCATTTTTTTCTAGCGATTCCCCTGCCTCCCGAGAGCAAACAATTTTTAAAACAATGGTCCAATAAATTATCGAATGAACTGCCTTTTAAAAAATGGGTTCATCCTGAAGATGTCCATATCACCCTGGCCTTTTTGGGGGTGGCTGATGAGCAGCGATTGGAGGCATTGAAAAAATCATTGGATTCTCTCATTCGTCATCACCCTGTTTTTTCATTGGCAATCGATCATTTAGGTGTGTTCGGGAGAAAGACGGCACCCAGGATCTTTTGGGCTGGGGTTTCTGCACCGGACAATCTTTATTCACTTCAAGAGGTAGTGAAGGGCGCCGCTCTCTCTGCAGGATTCGAATTGGATGAGAAGCCCTTCAATCCCCACATCACTTTGGCAAGAAAATGGTCGGATTCAGCTGATTTTCCTGTATCGTTCTTAGAAGAACAGAGGGAAACATCCCATTTTCTCGTCGATCAGATTGTTTTATACGAAACCCACATGGACCGAGTGCCAAAATATGAAATAAAGGCATCATGGCAATTGGATCCTACACAACGAAAATGACTGGGCAGGAGGAAGAAAAGTGGCGCAGCTAATCAAGCTCCAAGATTATATTTCCCGTTATGAAACGGATTTATATCGGTATCCGACACAATTTATCAGGCTAAAAAAACAACAGTGGCAAAAAATCAAACTGGCGTGGGAAGCTGGAACTCTGCATCAAACGGCTTCCGCTGCTCAGTTTCAAGATATGAAGATGATGATAGAAGGCAAGCCGGGCATTGTGAAAAAAATGAAAGGCATCTTTAAAAAAACTCCGGCAGATCTCCAGCAGAACAAGGTGGTGGATACTTCTGCAGAGGCTGGTGATGAAGGGGATTTTGATATACAGGTTGGTTCTGATGGATATCAGTCGATAACTTCCGAGGAAGAATTGAAGCAGTACTTTTTAGACCAGCTTCTCAACTTTCAATTAAAGTGGGGCACCTCCACAGTTTTTGAAAAGTCGCATATGGACCATAAATATAAACGGGATCCATTGCTTAAGTATTTCCTGCAGCGGTTTCCAGATTCTTTTCTCGTACTCTATGAACCTATTTTCATGGTGAAAAAAGCAAGGGTCGAAATGGAGATCATCCTCATTACACCGACGACGTTATGGTGTTTGACGTTGTTGGAGCATAAAGCAGGGGATGTATTTATAGGATCCAAGGAACATTTTTGGGAAAAGCGCAGCGGCAAGGATTCTTCGAAAATATTAAACCCGCTTATATCCATGAATAGGATGGAAAAAATCATTACAAACATCTTGCAAATACACGAAGTGGATATGCCGGTCAAAAAAGCTATTTTATCGAGGAACGGATTCATTGATTATCCAGCTGTTCCATATGGGATCGAGCTGATCGACAAAAAGAATTATGAAGAATGGTTTCAGCAGCTAAGAAATATGAGGTCGCCGATCAAGCATATCCAATTAAAGGCAGCCCAGGCGCTATTGGACTTTTCACATACAGTCGGATTTAAACGGTTGGAGTGGAAAGAAGAGCGTGAAGGGGATTTGGAAGGATTCGATGAGTGATGCATGTGCATTTTATTGTAAACCCAAAGGCGAAAAATGGATTAAGCAAAAAGATATGGAACGAGGTCAAAACAAAACTGACGGGGCTGAATTATCAAGTTCATTTTACGGAGTTCCCCAAGCACGCGACGCAAATAGCTGAGCAAATCGGGTGTACAGCTACGAAGGAAACGATTCTCATCGTGGTCGGAGGAGATGGAACCATGAATGAAGTCATCAATGGGGCGATCCCATTCCCTCTCATCAGGATTGCATACATACCAGCTGGATCCGGTAATGATTTTGCAAGGGGGTTTCATCTCCCGGCAACCCCTCAGGAGAGTACGGAACGGATCCTTACTGTTCTTGGCCAGAGCGGTACATATTATGATGCTGGATATTTTCAAAATAAGGACACCCCTCATGGATACTTTGTTAATAGCATTGGAGCAGGTTTCGATGCGCAAATTTCATTGAGTGCCAATCGATCAATAATAAAGAAATGGTTAAATAAAGCTTCAATGGGGAACATGGTATATGCATTTTATTTAATCAAGGAATTGTTCACCTATAAGCCGGGCCTGTGTGAAATAAGCATAGATGGGGAAAAATATCAATTCACAAAAACCTGGTTCATCACGATATCCAATCATCCTTACTATGGAGGAGGAATGAAGATTTCACCGACGGCTGATCCGGGGGATGGCAAATTGAACATTACTGTGGTGGACCGTTTGAGTAAATTAAAGCTTCTTGCCGTTTTTATTTCTGTTTTTTGGGGCGGCCATACACGCTTCAAGGAAGTGAAAACATTTCAAGGCGAAAAAATCGATATTGATTTCAAAGGTTTAATACCCGTTCATGCGGATGGTGAATATATTGGAAGTACACCAGTACATATTGAAGTAAAGCCCAAAAGCTGGATAATTTTATAAGAAGGTGTAGACATGGACCGGATGGAGCGAATCTTTAAAGCATATTTAGATGGAATGAACACCGTTGTCATTCTATTGCCTTATCATTATTACAACGGTGACAGCAGCCGTTTTTTTCTGGAAAAGAAGGATGAAAAGTGGGATCTGGAAATCCATGAAATCATTCCGCTTGAGGAAGAGAAAAAATATATTTGCCATACGCAGCATTCTCCGCAATTTGGCTGTACGTATTACATCATCGATGAACATGGAAATGAAACCGATCTTCAAATCGGAGCAGTCATCCGTTCCCCCGAATTTGACCAGATCCATTATGATGATCTAAATGATTTCGGGTGCAGCTATTCCAAAAGTAAAAGCGTCTTTAAGGTGTGGGCTCCGACAGCAACGGACGCTTTCGTGAAAATGATTGGACCAGATGAAAAAGAGGAAACAAAAATCCCGATGGTCCGCAGCAAAAAAGGAACGTGGACAGCGGAAATAGATGGTGATCTGGAAGGAGTGAAATATCGTTATTCGGTTAAAAACAACCTGGAGTGGAAGGAAGCGGTCGATCCTTACACAAAGGCTGTTTCCGTTAACAGTGAATGGGGGATCGTCGTCGACATGACCAAGACGCGGATGGATGACGAGAGTTTACGTCCTGAACTCCCGATCGCTGATGCCATCATTTATGAAGCGAATATCCGTGATCTCACATCACATCCAAACAGCGGCATTGTCCAAAAGAGATCATACAATGGGCTCGCTGAAAGAAATACCGTTGGTTCCAATCAACAAAAGACAGGCTTGAGCTTTGTATCAAGCCTCGGCGTCACCCACTTGGAGCTGCTGCCATTCAATGACTTTTACGGCATACCTGATCAAGATCCTGCATCCATGTACAATTGGGGCTACAACCCACTTTTTTTTAATGTTCCCGAAGGAAGCTACAGCACAGATCCAACAGATCCATACACGCGGATCAATGAATTAAAGAACATGATCCGGACCATTCATGAAGAAGGACTCTCTGTCATCATGGATGTTGTTTACAATCATGTATATGTTCGGGAAACCTCCTCATTTGAAATATTGGTCCCAGGCTATTACTTCCGTCATGACCTCTACGGGACACCCGCCAATGGAACAGGGGTCGGAAACGATTTTGCTTCTGAAAAATTGATGGCAAGAAAGTTCATAGTGGACTCAGTCCGATATTGGATGAAGGAATATATGGTGGATGGCTTTAGATTTGATTTAATGGGCATTTTGGATATTGGTACATTAAAGGAAGTAAGCAAGGCAGCATCGGATATTTACCCTCATGTCTTGCTCCTTGGGGAAGGCTGGGAGCTGAATACCCCTCTGCCGGCAAATGACAAGGCAAACATCCGAAATGCGAACCAGCTGCAGGAGGTTGCATTTTTTAACGATTTTTTCAGGGATACTGTTAAGGGAAGCACATTCGACTTATATGAAAGAGGCTATGCGCTCGGACACAGCAGACTTGTCAGGAAAGCGATTCAAGTTATGACTGGGAGAGGGGTTTTCAATTCGCCCCTTCAATCCATCAATTATATTGAATCCCATGACAATCATACCCTTTGGGATAAGATCCAGTTCTGTTTTCCGAATCAGGAAGAACGGAATATTAAACGGCACCGGCTTGCGACTTCGATTGTCCTTCTATCACAGGGGATCCCTTTTATCCATGCCGGACAGGAGTTCTTTCGAACGAAGAATGGCGTGGATAACAGCTATAAACACCCAGATGAGGTCAATTGGATGGATTGGGACCGCTCTTATCAATACAAAAAAAATGTCGATTATATAAGAAGACTAATATCCATGAGGAAACAACATAAGGCTTTCCGTTTGGAGACGTTGGATGAGATACGAAAATATATCGAAGTGTTTCTTGTCGATGAAAATGTGATCGGACTTCATCTCAAAGAAGTGGGAGTGTTTGGGCCATGCAATCATATTGCAATTCTTGTGAATCCTGAAGAAAATGGTAAGGAAGCGGAATTGCCTGAAGTAGAGGGGAAATGGACTTTGTGGAGCGATGGGGAGGAAGTCTGGGATCTGGGAAAACAAATCGTGGAAAGAAAAATCTTATTGGAGCCCATCAGCTGCAAGGTTTATGCAGCGCGATAGAAAGTGAACTTGACGAATGTGGCCGTAAAGCGATAAAATTTACTAGATAGCTATTTATGCATCAAAAAAGAAATAGCTATCTTTTTTATTTTCTGCGTCATTCTTAAAATAACTGATTTAGTAAAATAAACGAAGGTGAATCATGTTGGAACACTTATTCGATCAGGAATGGGAAATTGTGCCTGCAGGTGGAGCTACAGGAGAAGCTTTTTTCGCAAAGCATCATGAACAAAAGCTTTTTTTAAAGCGTAATTCCTCGCCGTTTTTGGCTGTTCTTTCTGCCGAAGGAATCGTCCCGAAGCTTGTCTGGACGAAGCGCATGGAAAACGGGGATGTCATTACAGCACAGCATTGGCTGAATGGCAGGGAGCTTGATCCTGAGGAAATGCTGCAAAAGCGTGTGGCAAAACTTTTAAATAAAATCCATGTGTCCAAGCCTTTGCTGACAATGCTTGAACGACTAGGCAAACAGAGCTTCGAGCCAGAAATGATGCTGGCGGAAGTGGAAACTACATTGGATTTTGATTTGTTGAATTTGCCTGTTGTCAGTCAATCCATTTCTTTTTTGCAAAAAAATATAGATGACATTCATTTCGAGGAATATGTTGTGTGCCATGGAGATGTCAATCACAACAACTGGCTGCTATCTGATTACAACCAGTTGTATTTGATTGATTGGGACGGCGCCATGATTGCAGATCCAGCCATCGATCTTGGGATGCTCCTTTACTGGTATATCCCTGAAGAACAATGGAGTTCCTGGCTTGATCAATATGGGACAATCCTTACAGATCATCTGCGATTACGAATGAAATGGTACGTCGTTTCGCAAACGCTGCTCTCGATCCAGTGGCACAAAGCCAAGGGGCGTTTTCATGAGATGAACCATTGGCTCGAATATTTACATTCGATTCTTTAGGAATACGAGTTCATTCCATCAACCCATTGAGAAAGCTTCTGCTGGTTTCCGTTGATATGGTCATCCAGATTTGAAGCATTCACGCCGGACTGGCTGTATTCATATACTTCCTGCAATATCGGCCTTATATTATCTGTGATATGTGTATTGACCATAAGCGATTTTACTAAGCGTTCCAACTGTTCACATTCTGCAACCGACCCGCAGCAATCGGTCTGATGGTTGCTTAATATATCTTTAAGGATTTGCATTTGATGTTCGTACGTCAACGGCATCCAATCATGTCCTTTCCTGAGGAATTCACATTTATTTTGTGAATTCTTCTTTTGTTTATACATAGGCCCACCGATTGTAGACATTTAAAGGTTTAAATGATTCTCTAGCCGAAAGATGGACTTGCACGAAACGAAAGGTCATGGTATTGTTTTCAACGATAAAGAAAAATGAGGTGTCGTCATGCGCGTGAGAAACAAGCCATGGGCTAAAGATAAATTGAACCAATATTCACAATATGTAATTTCTGAACCGGAAAAACATAAAGGCAATTGGAGTGAACTATTCGGCAATGACAACCCGATTCACATTGAAGTGGGAACGGGAAAAGGTAAATTCGTGACGGAGATGGCCAAAGCCAATCCCGAAATCAATTACATTGGCATTGAACTGTTCGAAAGTGTATTGGTCACTGCACTTGATCTCATCCTTGAAGATGAACGG from Falsibacillus albus includes:
- the pulA gene encoding type I pullulanase; translated protein: MDRMERIFKAYLDGMNTVVILLPYHYYNGDSSRFFLEKKDEKWDLEIHEIIPLEEEKKYICHTQHSPQFGCTYYIIDEHGNETDLQIGAVIRSPEFDQIHYDDLNDFGCSYSKSKSVFKVWAPTATDAFVKMIGPDEKEETKIPMVRSKKGTWTAEIDGDLEGVKYRYSVKNNLEWKEAVDPYTKAVSVNSEWGIVVDMTKTRMDDESLRPELPIADAIIYEANIRDLTSHPNSGIVQKRSYNGLAERNTVGSNQQKTGLSFVSSLGVTHLELLPFNDFYGIPDQDPASMYNWGYNPLFFNVPEGSYSTDPTDPYTRINELKNMIRTIHEEGLSVIMDVVYNHVYVRETSSFEILVPGYYFRHDLYGTPANGTGVGNDFASEKLMARKFIVDSVRYWMKEYMVDGFRFDLMGILDIGTLKEVSKAASDIYPHVLLLGEGWELNTPLPANDKANIRNANQLQEVAFFNDFFRDTVKGSTFDLYERGYALGHSRLVRKAIQVMTGRGVFNSPLQSINYIESHDNHTLWDKIQFCFPNQEERNIKRHRLATSIVLLSQGIPFIHAGQEFFRTKNGVDNSYKHPDEVNWMDWDRSYQYKKNVDYIRRLISMRKQHKAFRLETLDEIRKYIEVFLVDENVIGLHLKEVGVFGPCNHIAILVNPEENGKEAELPEVEGKWTLWSDGEEVWDLGKQIVERKILLEPISCKVYAAR
- the dat gene encoding D-amino-acid transaminase, which codes for MEKIIVNGEMLERNGFYVDIEDRGYQFGDGIYEVIRVYEGRMYTQEEHLNRLYESAGKIGLNISYTKEELTDHLEKLIQSNQLDTGIIYMQFTRGASPRQHAFPVEPVPASYVAYTKVMARPEVFMKEGVKGHLVEDIRWLRCDIKSLNLLGNIMAKQSASEAGCFEAIQHRGETVTEGSSSNVFIVKEGAVITHPATNLILNGITRQEIQKLCSESGIVFEEREFTVTNLMAADEVFIASTTSEVMPIVEIDNTVIGDGKPGQVTKQLQTLFWNRVVERAKLAI
- a CDS encoding YtzH-like family protein; amino-acid sequence: MPLTYEHQMQILKDILSNHQTDCCGSVAECEQLERLVKSLMVNTHITDNIRPILQEVYEYSQSGVNASNLDDHINGNQQKLSQWVDGMNSYS
- a CDS encoding NERD domain-containing protein; the encoded protein is MAQLIKLQDYISRYETDLYRYPTQFIRLKKQQWQKIKLAWEAGTLHQTASAAQFQDMKMMIEGKPGIVKKMKGIFKKTPADLQQNKVVDTSAEAGDEGDFDIQVGSDGYQSITSEEELKQYFLDQLLNFQLKWGTSTVFEKSHMDHKYKRDPLLKYFLQRFPDSFLVLYEPIFMVKKARVEMEIILITPTTLWCLTLLEHKAGDVFIGSKEHFWEKRSGKDSSKILNPLISMNRMEKIITNILQIHEVDMPVKKAILSRNGFIDYPAVPYGIELIDKKNYEEWFQQLRNMRSPIKHIQLKAAQALLDFSHTVGFKRLEWKEEREGDLEGFDE
- the cysK gene encoding cysteine synthase A produces the protein MKVVGNIADLIGETPLVKLNRLNPEDGADIYVKLEFYNPSKSVKDRAAFNMIVEAEKAGLLKKGSTIIEPTSGNTGIGLAMNAAARGYKAILVMPDTMTQERINLLKAYGAEVVLTPGDEKMPGAISKAKELCDEIPDSFMPMQFENDANADAHRKTTASEIIDAMKELGKPLSAFVATAGTGGTITGTGEVLKEAYNDLQVHVVEPAGSPVLSGGKPGKHKLVGTSPGFIPEILNQDVYDKIHQIKDEEAYETARRMAREEGILVGPSSGAACYAAIEVAKTLPKDAVVVCIACDTGERYLSSDLFSY
- a CDS encoding phosphotransferase family protein — translated: MEHLFDQEWEIVPAGGATGEAFFAKHHEQKLFLKRNSSPFLAVLSAEGIVPKLVWTKRMENGDVITAQHWLNGRELDPEEMLQKRVAKLLNKIHVSKPLLTMLERLGKQSFEPEMMLAEVETTLDFDLLNLPVVSQSISFLQKNIDDIHFEEYVVCHGDVNHNNWLLSDYNQLYLIDWDGAMIADPAIDLGMLLYWYIPEEQWSSWLDQYGTILTDHLRLRMKWYVVSQTLLSIQWHKAKGRFHEMNHWLEYLHSIL
- a CDS encoding diacylglycerol/lipid kinase family protein, which translates into the protein MHFIVNPKAKNGLSKKIWNEVKTKLTGLNYQVHFTEFPKHATQIAEQIGCTATKETILIVVGGDGTMNEVINGAIPFPLIRIAYIPAGSGNDFARGFHLPATPQESTERILTVLGQSGTYYDAGYFQNKDTPHGYFVNSIGAGFDAQISLSANRSIIKKWLNKASMGNMVYAFYLIKELFTYKPGLCEISIDGEKYQFTKTWFITISNHPYYGGGMKISPTADPGDGKLNITVVDRLSKLKLLAVFISVFWGGHTRFKEVKTFQGEKIDIDFKGLIPVHADGEYIGSTPVHIEVKPKSWIIL
- the pepV gene encoding dipeptidase PepV, which encodes MTTINWMEEVEKRKEDLLQDLQKFLQIKSVLDEEDTSENAPFGEGVKEALDYLLNLGEKDGFTGKNVDGYGGHLEMGAGEELLGILCHVDVVPEGDGWSFDPFGGEISDGKIYARGAIDDKGPTMAAYYAMKIVKELGLPLNKRIRMIIGADEESDWRCVDHYFKKEEMPSMGFAPDADFPIIYAEKGIADYDLVCKPSYEQTDEKIFVRSFHSGRRYNMVPDFAKAILVVQGDHTEVLQEFDQYIAKWELEGNYYVDNGELYLEVKGQSVHGMEPDLGKNAGIFLAGFLSEFELDKNSNTFIQFIKKNFFQDSRGRALEVLYRDDITGDLTINVGKLHYEANEGGRLGLNMRYPVTFDLDKEKEALWSRVHNEGFDVENFTDSKPHHVDEKDPLIQTLKKVYEEQTGEKGELISIGGGTYARSLKSGVAFGPLFPGRPDVAHQKDEYMILEDLFKATAIYAQAIYELANK
- the thpR gene encoding RNA 2',3'-cyclic phosphodiesterase, which produces MNRPHFFLAIPLPPESKQFLKQWSNKLSNELPFKKWVHPEDVHITLAFLGVADEQRLEALKKSLDSLIRHHPVFSLAIDHLGVFGRKTAPRIFWAGVSAPDNLYSLQEVVKGAALSAGFELDEKPFNPHITLARKWSDSADFPVSFLEEQRETSHFLVDQIVLYETHMDRVPKYEIKASWQLDPTQRK